The sequence GGGTGAAAGCAGATGATCACTTTATATACAGTTTGTGCTGGAAATTCaatagacaaaaacaaatttctacAACACTAAGAAGCAGGCAGGGAAAGACAACTAAATATGGTAGACAGTGATAGAGGTCAGTTAGGCTTCAAAGGAAACACAATCCAGTTCTCTCAAGATTCCTTAACACAAATGAGCCTACCTATGAACAAGTTACTTCAACAGTTTGTTCACTCAGTCCCTGAGGAGTTCAGTAATCCTGATCATTGCAACAGAGAAGTCATTGTTTTGACCTGACAGAACTCACAAGTTAATCAGTCAGGGACATCTCATCCTATTCTTTTTTGGGCTTCCTCAGAACTAGCCTGGAGCCAGAGATCAGGAACACAGGTCACAATTTACAGGTCCAAAAAGTGCATCCCAGCAGATAACTTTCCTACAAGAAGAATGTCATCAATAGTTTTACTGTCTGGTTCCACTTGGTCATTTCCACTCAGAATATACACTATAGCGAACCAATCTGCTTGGTGTTGGGGAATATAGCCCAGCCCTATCAGAAAACCAACACGCATGAGTCAGCATACTGGATCCAAACCCATGGATCGGCTTTCCTGTGGGAAACCAGGCTTGCATTATACCTaagctgctttgaggcttgcttttgctaaaactccctcaatCTGAATTGAAActgcaaatatttactgcatatccttaaagtaacttcctgaagtctgtgctaattctcccaaggatggagtgtaaccagaccaatcactcttatCATTCCCCTGCATTTGcagcattttttccttgttaatctgtaggaAGTAATTAGGAACATACTTCCtgttgttatctgtaaaaagtaatcacctaaagcaaacctgagcataatgaatgagaaccatttttaatgtaatgctacttactggaaagcaataaaagcctgtccacgCAATGGTTGAGGtactctctctctttcagagaatggccatgtcatccctttttctccacaggacttctgtagttcatgtgaatttgtttgttgcatccACAACACCATAGTCACTGCTGGCCACAGTCCACATCAATACACAATCACAACTGTAAGCATCCCTCTCATTTCAGAATAAGCTGCTATTATAAGTAGACACAACCTTAAATGCTTGGAGGTATAATAACCTTAACTTATGACAGAGAACAGcttttgaaaaactaaatattttaagagtattttcagcatattaagtattttttcatgtttttgtttctgattaaaaatgaatgttattaACAACAACTCACTATGTGCCTTGAGGTTACCATTGACATCAGAAAATCCACCCCCTACCTTCACTGAAAAGCTCCACACACATAATGACATATGGACCAATACATTTAGACCACAGACAACTCAATGTCCTGTACTGTTTTATTTATGGCATATTATTATATCAAATCATAAAAAATATCAAACTTCACTACGAAAATATTCTGCCAAGCTCTCTCTTCAGAGCCCCCTTAATGTCACTGTTCCTGAGACTATAGATGATGGGGTTCAGCATAGGGATGATCACATTGTAGAACACAGATGCCACCTTGTTCTGGTCACTTGAGAAGGTGGACTTgggcatcacataaacaaatgtgACAGTCCCAAAATACAGAGTGACCGCTGTGAGGTGGGCAgtgcaggtggagaaggccttgTGGCGCCCCTCCTTGGAGTTCATCTTCAGGATGGTGATGAGGATATAGATGTAAGAGACAAGTATGACAAACACTGTGACTACAACGATGGAGCCAGCAACAAATGAGGGGACAACTGCAGGGATACTGCTATCAGAACAGGAGACTTCCACTAGAGGagcaaaatcacagaaaaaatgatTGACATGATTTGGTCCACAGAACAGTAAAACATAGAAGGAAATAGTAAAAGAGCAAGAATTGAGAAAACCACCCATGTAAGCCACTATGAGGAACTGAACACAGACTTGTGTGGACATTTTGGTTGAATAAAGCAGTGGGTTGCGGATTGCCACAAAGCGATCATATGCCATCATAGCTAGAAGGAAGCACTCAACTGCCCCAAAGACAGCAATTGAACCAAGCTGCATGCCACATCCATGATAGGAGATTGGATTTCCCTGCACCAGGAAGTCTTCAAGCATATTGGGTGTGACAGAAGTTGAAAGGCCTATGTCAGCAAAAGCCAAGtggctcagaaaaaaatacataggatGATGGAGCTGAGAAGAGATTCTGATAAGAATGATTGTGCTGAGATTGCCAGATACAGTCACCAAGTAGACACACAGGATGATCACAAAGAGGATGACTCGAAGGACTGGGTCATCAGTTAAGCCCAGTAAAATGAAGTCTGTCACTGCAGTGTGgttcccaggccccagggaatCCATGAGATAACGTTGCTGCTATCAATACAAACCCGTGAGGAAACATTacattaaagaaattataaatttgattgtttctgtttgtttaatACACATAGAGGTAATTGTAAAGAAATTATTCTAGCTAAGTTTGGAACTTCTTTTTGCTCTAGGGCCTATagtgtatatttatgtataatgaGTCTGTATATTTTAACAATTGCTTTTCACCCAAACACTAGAGAACCTGCTTCAAATAATGTCcgtcttttctttttatagtatCTATTTACAGAATGTACTTAAAGTGGCTTTTAATCTGAACATAAGACTTATGAGAGTAGCAGAAAGGAATGTTCAGTATACCCAAAAAGataaacatgtataaatataGGATCATGTAATGGAGACTTTAGAAGTCACATTTATAGAAAGCTGGTTAATGGTAGGCACACAGTTCAGAATTTTACATGGATAGTTCTATGTTAATTTTCTGAAGTAACattaaaaacttctattttatttgtagatgaagaaacttattttaacaatgttaagtaTTTACCTAAGTTTACATATCAAGTGGTGGAATCTGGTTGTGAGTATCAGACAGTTCAAATCTAGTATATTTCTTTAGTAATATGCTATAAATGGAATTTATAATACTAATGATGAAGTCAAGGCTCTTGGAAATAGGTGGACAACAAATTACTTTTCTACTGTTTGACAGCTAATGTATAAAAGGGGTGCCTAGTTAATCACAAAGTTTACAATTTCTCTTAGTAAAACTAGaccattttcaaatgaaaattagaaaaattttaaaggaccaagaagaaagagaaaggaatttcaAATTAAGTTTATGAATAAAgtactatatatttattatgtatatttaacattgacaattaaaatattgttttatcaaGTAGTTTGAAATATCAATCTAAATTACAACACATTTACTTACTATTtagaacataattaaaatatatttactcaaATGAGTTGAATCATGTTCTAATATAACAATGCTTTATAACTGGAGTATTATGGAATGAAGTAATTTTAGTTTCAATATAATATACAGCTGAATAAAGTTACACCTAAAATGTTTAGAAGTTTACCCAGGTTCACCCAGCTCATGGTCAGGTTGAAGCTCATCTCCAAATTTTCTGGCTGTATATTCTTGACTTAGTCAAAAGTATATGGTTGCCTCTAAGCTATAAGCTAAAACattcaaaacaatgaataaaGGAAGATTTCCCACAGAATATTACAAACAATAGGTCTCTAAAGCATCTCAAAACTAGTAAGTTTATTAGCATTAAGGTTGAGTGCCAAGTTCGATATTGTGATTTTCTGGTCTCATGGCTGGATTAATGAGGAATCCTGCTCCCTTGAATCCTGCCTGTTTATACATGGGTTGAGGAGACTGAAGGCTGTCAGCTGAGATTACTGGCTCGCTGACTGCTGGACTACATCTATCTGCCCTGTCTCTGCACCATGGCTTGTGAGTATAACTTTAGAGTATAAAGTGTTTTcaaaagggaaatggaaatcatCACATCAGattattcacaaaagccaaaTTTTTACCTCTTGATATAGGAATTCATTCATCTTCCAGcaataaattcaaaatcattGTCGTTATATACTAgccatgttttttattattgtttgcctTTGGGGATAAATCTCTGAAGATTGTAGAGACTCAAATGTGAATTCCAAAGCACCAGGGATCATTATCACATTCTCAAGTGAGTATTGACAGTTCACTTCACAAGAACACAACTAATCTTGAAGGGGCTGTTaattttgaacttgtcaatttttaaaaaatacattatattcattatgctattacagttgtcccattttccctccttcattcctgtctgctctgcacaccccctcccacctctatCTCCCCCCCcttttattcatgtccatgggtaatgtatataagttctttggcttctacacttcctatactattcttaacttccttctgtgtatcttctacctaccatttatgctgcttattctctgtaccttttccccctctctccccacccacctccccactgataaccctccatgtgatctccatttctgtgattctgtttctgttctagttgtttgcttagtgtgtttttgttttaggtgtagttgttaataattgtgagtttgttgtcattttactgttcatatttttgatgttctttttcttagataagtccctttaacatttcatataagggcttggtgatgatgaactctttaacttgaccttatctgggaggcactttatctgcccttccattgtaaatgatacttttgttggatagagtaatcttggatgtaggtccttgcctttcatgacttggaatacttctttccagccccttctggcctgcaagatttctttgagaaatcatctgacagtcttatgggcactcttttgcaggtcactgtctccttttctcttgctgcttttaagattttctccttatctttaatcttggctaacgtaattatgatgtgccttggtgtgttcctccttgagtccaacttctttgggactctctgagcttcctggatttcctggaagtctgtttccttcaccagattagggaagttctccttcattatttgttgaaataagttttccattccttgctcttccccttcttcttctggcacccctatgattcagatgttggaacatttaaagatgtcctggaagttcctaagcccctcctcattttttctaattcttgtttcttcattctgttctggtgcaatgtttctttcttccttttgatccacaccattgatttgagtcctggtttccttcccatcactattggttcccattacattttcctttctttcacttaacatagccttccttcttttcatctaatttgtgaccatattcagtcaattctgtgagcatcctgtgttttgaattgtgcatctgataggttggctatctcttcaccacttacttagttatatttttcctggagccttggtctgttctttcattttggccattttttttgtctttgcattcctgttatgtagtaagagatggagccttagatgttcaccagggtggggcaactcatgtggctgtgttgtggcactatacatgggggaggggtctgagagggaacagtgccacttgctctactctctgccggttttcagtcatttcccccactacccacactcaaattgtgcccttctggtgctgattctcaggtgggtgattttgtgtacattctaggaccttgttggtatctccaatgaactcttctgtgaggccgggagtttctcccgctgtcacctcaacccccacaggtgtttccaatcataggtttgatgctttatttccctgagctgaaactctgggttgtgtggtctgtctcactccccagttgttcctccctgtttatctgcacacaaagtGGGACCACACAggcctccagctgccaccttgtccaccagccacagccttgcccacCCCACTCCTCCGGCTGCCACCTGGCCATGAGTCTTCTCTGCCCAGGTACGTATGTTGCCAcccctactggtctgggtgaatgtttcttctttaactccttggttgttgaactttcatacagttcaatttcctgtcagttctggtagttttttgtttttaaatttgttgttgtcttccttttggttgtgccatgaggcacagtgtgtctacctacacctctatcttggccagaagtcctctgaACTTGTCTATTTTTAATATCTAGGATTTGGTGCACTTCTAGTTGATAGTCATTGGGGGTATAAATggtaaattatttcataattaaatagTGTTTCTAAGTGCACTTTGTTGTTTCAAGTTAAGTAATAATAAACTTCAACTATAAAAAGGTAACCTTAGCTTTATTTCCTTAGCGTGtatgtattttatgtgttttgtcGTGATATGTGTAAGACACTCCTTTAGGTGACTCAGGGATCCTAGAAGTGTAATGAAATGCCATGTAAAGTTGAAATTTAAATAACacagttatttaaaatgtgtatatattttcctagcaaaaggtatatatatatatatatatatatatatataaagtttaaaaagtaaaaagatgtcTGAATGGCTTTCAGGTCAGAGTTAATCCACATGCCTCAAAGGGGTGACCACTGATTACTGGCTTATTTAAGTAGATGAATGATGGTAGAAACAGCTATCTTCAACCTGAAGACTCAGCTAATTCTCTTGCTT is a genomic window of Phyllostomus discolor isolate MPI-MPIP mPhyDis1 chromosome 6, mPhyDis1.pri.v3, whole genome shotgun sequence containing:
- the LOC114500345 gene encoding olfactory receptor 502-like; translated protein: MDSLGPGNHTAVTDFILLGLTDDPVLRVILFVIILCVYLVTVSGNLSTIILIRISSQLHHPMYFFLSHLAFADIGLSTSVTPNMLEDFLVQGNPISYHGCGMQLGSIAVFGAVECFLLAMMAYDRFVAIRNPLLYSTKMSTQVCVQFLIVAYMGGFLNSCSFTISFYVLLFCGPNHVNHFFCDFAPLVEVSCSDSSIPAVVPSFVAGSIVVVTVFVILVSYIYILITILKMNSKEGRHKAFSTCTAHLTAVTLYFGTVTFVYVMPKSTFSSDQNKVASVFYNVIIPMLNPIIYSLRNSDIKGALKRELGRIFS